In Acaryochloris marina S15, a single genomic region encodes these proteins:
- a CDS encoding COR domain-containing protein yields MFWTEAERRIQEAIKQQSVSLDLSGLELTEISNAIGQLVNLQSLDLQQNQLNTIPDVIGQLVNLQSLDLQQNQLNTIPDVIGQLVNLQSLDLHKNQLNTIPNVIGQLVNLQSLDLQQNQLNTIPNVIGQLVNLQSLDLHKNQLNTIPNAIGQLVNLQSLDLQLNQLNTIPDAIGQLANLQTLNLYGNQLTTTPDAVGQLKNLQKLDLGSNQLNTIPDAIGQLVNLQSLDLDENQLATIPDAIGQLANLQTLNLDRNQLATIPDAIGQLANLQELYLHGNSSLKIPVELLGPKYGEVHFGNAKPAKPQNIIEYLFRIQKKAQPLNEAKLILVGYGAVGKTSLVNRLVHQTFDAGETKTEGIQITDWPLFLNGNEDVNLNVWDFGGQEIMHSTHQFFLTERSLYLLVLNGRQGHEDADAEYWLELIQSFGGNSPVIVVLNKVKEHPFDVNRSGLKQKFPNIKDFIRTDCKTEHGLDELSQVIERETDRLENLRDSFPSSWFAIKQQLAGMKENYIPFEKYRNICGQNDEPDQDSQDKLAFYLHNLGIALNYKDDPRLRDTNILNPLWVTNGIYKILNAHNLADHKGELDLSCLTQLLDSQKYPRERHGFLMELMRKFELCFPFQDRQDRYLIPDLLDKQQPPEAEGFILEDCLNFRYEYPILPEGLLPRFIVRTNVLSSNPMRWHTGVILDFEGNRALVKADQQDRSVTISINGPQQGRRRLLAIIRSDFERIHSSFKSKPEEKVPIPNHPHLSLTYDDLLVMEKQGLTEVPMVINGKVIQININELLDGVDLGQPHQAAKDSEHSSGALKLFYSYSHTDETLRDQLSLRLKIFQRNGLIQSWYDRQIPAGAKWEEELDRNLEQADIILLLLSPDFIASDYCYEVELERALERAQSNKSIVISILLRPVNQKSPLLKHIFALQALPRDLKPVTQWKDSDNAWLNIEQELEQLILDRTGFRP; encoded by the coding sequence ATGTTTTGGACAGAAGCAGAACGACGGATTCAAGAGGCAATCAAGCAACAATCTGTGTCACTTGATTTATCGGGATTGGAGCTAACAGAAATTTCCAATGCGATCGGACAACTGGTTAACCTACAATCGCTTGACCTACAACAAAATCAACTGAACACGATTCCCGATGTGATCGGACAACTGGTTAACCTACAATCGCTTGACCTACAACAGAATCAACTGAACACGATTCCCGATGTGATCGGACAACTGGTTAACCTACAATCGCTTGACCTACACAAGAATCAACTGAACACGATTCCCAATGTGATCGGACAACTGGTTAACCTGCAATCGCTTGACCTACAACAAAATCAACTGAACACAATTCCCAATGTGATCGGACAACTGGTTAACCTGCAATCGCTTGACCTACACAAGAATCAACTGAACACAATTCCCAATGCGATCGGACAACTGGTTAACCTACAATCGCTTGACCTACAACTAAATCAACTGAACACGATTCCCGATGCGATTGGACAACTGGCAAACCTGCAAACGCTTAACCTATATGGGAATCAACTGACCACGACTCCTGATGCGGTCGGACAACTGAAAAACCTACAAAAGCTTGACCTAGGCAGTAATCAACTAAACACGATTCCCGATGCGATTGGACAACTGGTAAACCTGCAATCACTTGACCTAGATGAGAATCAACTGGCAACGATTCCCGATGCGATTGGACAACTGGCAAACCTGCAAACGCTCAACCTAGATAGGAATCAACTGGCAACAATTCCCGATGCGATTGGACAACTGGCAAACCTGCAAGAGCTTTACCTACACGGAAATAGTTCACTAAAAATTCCGGTAGAGTTGCTGGGCCCTAAATACGGAGAGGTTCACTTTGGAAATGCAAAACCAGCTAAACCACAAAATATCATTGAGTACCTCTTCCGTATTCAGAAAAAAGCCCAACCCTTGAATGAAGCTAAATTGATTCTGGTGGGCTATGGTGCGGTTGGTAAAACCTCTTTAGTCAACCGATTGGTTCATCAAACCTTTGATGCAGGTGAGACTAAAACTGAAGGCATTCAAATCACCGATTGGCCGCTTTTCTTGAATGGTAATGAAGATGTCAATTTAAATGTTTGGGATTTTGGAGGGCAAGAAATCATGCACTCCACCCATCAGTTTTTTCTAACCGAACGGAGTCTGTATCTTTTAGTCCTCAATGGTCGCCAAGGTCATGAAGATGCAGATGCTGAATATTGGCTAGAACTCATTCAAAGTTTTGGTGGTAACTCTCCCGTCATTGTCGTCCTCAACAAAGTTAAAGAACATCCCTTTGATGTCAACCGCAGTGGCCTCAAACAAAAATTTCCTAATATCAAAGACTTCATACGTACAGACTGTAAAACGGAGCATGGTCTAGATGAACTCAGCCAAGTTATTGAACGTGAAACAGATCGCCTCGAAAATTTGCGCGATTCTTTCCCGTCAAGCTGGTTTGCCATAAAACAGCAGCTAGCAGGTATGAAGGAAAATTACATTCCCTTTGAGAAATATCGGAATATTTGTGGTCAAAATGATGAACCCGATCAAGATTCTCAAGATAAACTCGCCTTTTATCTTCACAACTTAGGGATTGCCCTCAACTACAAAGATGATCCTCGCCTGCGAGATACCAATATTCTCAATCCCCTTTGGGTAACCAATGGCATCTACAAAATTCTCAACGCCCATAATTTAGCAGACCACAAAGGAGAACTAGATCTTAGCTGCCTTACCCAACTGTTGGATTCGCAAAAATATCCCCGTGAGCGCCACGGCTTCTTGATGGAGCTAATGCGCAAATTCGAGCTATGTTTTCCCTTCCAAGACCGTCAAGATCGCTACCTCATCCCAGACTTACTCGACAAACAACAACCACCAGAAGCCGAGGGCTTTATCCTCGAAGACTGCCTTAATTTTCGCTACGAATATCCCATCTTGCCCGAAGGTTTATTGCCTCGCTTTATTGTCCGCACTAACGTTTTGAGTAGTAACCCAATGCGCTGGCACACAGGTGTCATCCTTGATTTTGAAGGCAATCGTGCCCTTGTCAAAGCCGACCAACAAGACCGAAGTGTCACCATCAGCATCAATGGTCCTCAACAGGGGCGTCGTCGATTGCTCGCCATTATTCGCTCCGATTTTGAGCGCATTCACAGCAGCTTCAAATCAAAACCAGAAGAGAAAGTTCCCATTCCTAACCATCCACACCTAAGCCTCACTTACGATGATCTATTGGTAATGGAAAAACAGGGTCTCACTGAAGTCCCTATGGTGATCAATGGAAAAGTCATCCAAATCAATATCAACGAACTCCTCGACGGCGTTGACCTAGGCCAACCACACCAGGCTGCCAAAGACTCCGAGCATTCTTCTGGAGCATTGAAACTTTTCTATAGCTACTCCCACACAGACGAGACGCTTCGCGATCAGCTCAGTCTTCGGCTCAAGATATTCCAACGCAACGGCTTAATTCAAAGTTGGTACGATAGGCAAATCCCTGCAGGTGCCAAATGGGAAGAAGAATTAGACAGAAATCTAGAACAAGCCGATATTATTCTGCTGTTGCTTAGTCCAGATTTTATAGCATCAGATTACTGCTACGAAGTCGAATTAGAACGTGCTTTAGAACGTGCCCAATCGAATAAATCAATCGTAATTTCCATTCTCCTCAGACCAGTCAACCAAAAATCACCCCTATTGAAGCATATTTTTGCCCTTCAAGCTTTGCCTAGAGATCTCAAACCAGTGACTCAATGGAAAGACTCAGATAATGCTTGGCTCAATATTGAGCAAGAACTAGAACAACTCATTCTTGATCGTACAGGCTTTCGACCTTAG